The following coding sequences are from one Streptomyces sp. NBC_01232 window:
- a CDS encoding hemolysin family protein — protein MTIPLLLLAAAFALILANGFFVAAEFGLVTVERPEAERAAADGDRRARTVVKALRELSFQLSGTQLGITITSLVVGMLAEPALAALLAGPLAATGLPKGAVPGVAVVIGMLLASAVQMVVGELVPKNWAVSRPLQVARFVAGPQHAFSRVFRPVIAGLNAVANRLVRALGVEPTEEMASARTPGELLSLVRHSAQAGALEQDTADLFVRTLSLGDLTAQHVMTPRVKVSALMHTATAADVLNLTRATGLSRFPVYRDRIDEITGVVHLKDALAVPERERDRTSVSRICVAPLLVPGSLPVQPLLERLRSEQPMAVVVDEYGGTAGVVTLEDIVEELVGEVRDEHDFAEDETPELAAVAAEDGRPSWEADGSCRVQTLRRIGLEVPEGPYETVAGLVADLLGRIPAPGDRAELPGWKLSVRRVGRNRAERVRLVRLTAVPAAAAHRPASAADGAAVLEPQRAELEGAAR, from the coding sequence ATGACCATCCCGCTACTCCTGCTCGCGGCGGCCTTCGCCCTCATCCTCGCCAACGGATTCTTCGTGGCCGCCGAATTCGGCCTCGTCACCGTGGAGCGACCCGAGGCCGAGCGCGCCGCAGCCGACGGTGACCGCCGTGCCCGTACGGTGGTCAAGGCCCTGCGGGAGCTGTCCTTCCAGCTCTCCGGCACCCAGCTCGGCATCACCATCACCTCCCTCGTGGTCGGCATGCTCGCCGAGCCGGCCCTCGCCGCACTGCTGGCCGGGCCGCTCGCCGCGACGGGCCTCCCGAAGGGAGCCGTCCCCGGCGTCGCCGTCGTCATCGGCATGCTGCTCGCCTCCGCCGTCCAGATGGTCGTCGGCGAGCTCGTACCGAAGAACTGGGCGGTCTCCCGGCCGCTCCAGGTCGCCCGCTTCGTCGCCGGCCCCCAGCACGCCTTCTCCCGCGTCTTCCGTCCGGTCATCGCCGGACTCAACGCCGTGGCCAACCGCCTCGTGCGGGCGCTCGGCGTGGAACCGACCGAGGAGATGGCCTCCGCCCGGACCCCCGGCGAACTGCTCTCCCTGGTCCGCCATTCGGCCCAGGCCGGCGCCCTGGAACAGGACACCGCCGACCTCTTCGTACGGACCCTCTCGCTGGGCGATCTCACGGCCCAGCACGTCATGACCCCGCGGGTGAAGGTCAGCGCCCTGATGCACACGGCCACCGCGGCCGACGTGCTCAACCTGACCCGGGCCACCGGCCTGTCCCGCTTCCCGGTCTACCGCGACCGCATCGACGAGATCACCGGCGTGGTCCACCTCAAGGACGCCCTCGCCGTGCCCGAGCGGGAACGCGACCGCACCTCCGTGAGCCGGATCTGCGTCGCCCCGCTGCTGGTGCCCGGCTCCCTGCCGGTGCAGCCGCTGCTGGAGCGCCTGCGCAGCGAGCAGCCGATGGCCGTGGTCGTCGACGAGTACGGCGGCACCGCCGGTGTCGTCACGCTGGAGGACATCGTGGAGGAGCTCGTCGGCGAGGTCCGCGACGAGCACGACTTCGCCGAGGACGAGACCCCCGAACTGGCCGCTGTCGCGGCCGAGGACGGCCGCCCCTCCTGGGAGGCCGACGGCAGCTGCCGCGTGCAGACCCTGCGCCGGATAGGCCTGGAAGTGCCCGAAGGACCGTACGAGACCGTCGCCGGCCTCGTCGCCGACCTCCTCGGCCGGATCCCCGCCCCCGGGGACCGTGCGGAGCTGCCCGGCTGGAAGCTCTCCGTCCGCCGCGTCGGCCGCAACCGCGCGGAACGCGTCCGGCTGGTCCGGCTGACGGCGGTGCCCGCGGCCGCCGCCCACCGGCCCGCCTCGGCGGCCGACGGCGCCGCCGTGCTCGAACCGCAGCGGGCCGAGCTGGAAGGCGCCGCCCGATGA
- the hisG gene encoding ATP phosphoribosyltransferase: protein MLRIAVPNKGSLSGPASAMLHEAGYRMRKESKELVVVDPENEVEFFYLRPKDIAIYVSSGKLDIGITGRDLLLDSGASAEEILPLNFGRSTFRYATTPGTAKGPEDFSGMTIATSYEGIVAKHLAEKGIDASVVHLDGAVETAIQLGVAQIIADVVETGTSLRNAGLEVIGEPILTSEAVVIRGNGADADDPQVQQFLRRLQGVLVARSYVMMDYDCRAEHLERAVALTPGLESPTVSPLHNEGWVAVRAMVPAKEAQRIMDDLYELGARAILTTSIHACRL from the coding sequence ATGCTGCGCATCGCCGTCCCCAACAAGGGTTCACTCTCCGGACCGGCGTCGGCGATGCTCCATGAGGCCGGCTACCGGATGCGCAAGGAGTCCAAGGAGCTCGTGGTCGTCGACCCCGAGAACGAGGTGGAGTTCTTCTACCTCCGCCCCAAGGACATCGCGATCTACGTCTCCTCGGGCAAGCTCGACATCGGCATCACCGGCCGTGACCTGCTGCTCGACTCCGGCGCCAGCGCCGAGGAGATCCTCCCGCTGAACTTCGGGCGCTCCACCTTCCGCTACGCCACCACCCCCGGCACGGCGAAGGGCCCCGAGGACTTCAGCGGCATGACGATCGCGACCTCGTACGAGGGAATCGTCGCCAAGCACCTCGCCGAGAAGGGCATCGACGCGTCCGTCGTGCACCTCGACGGCGCGGTCGAGACCGCCATCCAGCTCGGCGTCGCCCAGATCATCGCGGACGTCGTCGAGACCGGCACCAGCCTGCGCAACGCGGGCCTCGAGGTCATCGGCGAGCCGATCCTCACCTCCGAGGCCGTCGTCATCCGCGGCAACGGCGCCGACGCCGACGACCCGCAGGTCCAGCAGTTCCTGCGCCGCCTGCAGGGCGTCCTCGTCGCCCGCAGCTACGTGATGATGGACTACGACTGCCGCGCCGAGCACCTGGAGCGCGCGGTCGCCCTCACCCCGGGCCTGGAGTCGCCGACCGTCTCCCCGCTGCACAACGAGGGCTGGGTCGCGGTCCGCGCGATGGTCCCCGCCAAGGAAGCCCAGCGGATCATGGACGACCTGTACGAGCTCGGCGCGCGCGCGATCCTCACCACCTCGATCCACGCCTGCCGCCTCTAG
- a CDS encoding uridine kinase family protein gives MEPQQSLESLARELAALPPSLGPVRLIGIDGHAGSGKSTFAGRLAEVLGAPVLHLDDVATHEELFGWEQRLRAQVLEPLAAGRPAHWAPYDWVARRFGPERVLDPAPVLLVEGVGAGRRALRPRLARLLWMETPCEQSWQRGRNRDGRELSDFWDGWERAERAHFSNDPSRPFADTLVRQSGTGYEWSSGARATAGTSPFITGSDDLPRA, from the coding sequence GTGGAGCCGCAGCAGTCGCTTGAGTCACTCGCGCGGGAGCTCGCGGCCCTGCCGCCCTCCCTCGGTCCGGTGCGCCTGATCGGGATCGACGGGCACGCCGGGTCCGGGAAGAGCACCTTCGCGGGGCGGCTCGCCGAGGTGCTGGGGGCGCCCGTCCTTCACCTCGATGACGTGGCGACCCATGAGGAGCTGTTCGGCTGGGAGCAGCGGCTGCGCGCGCAGGTGCTGGAGCCGCTCGCCGCGGGACGGCCCGCGCACTGGGCCCCGTACGACTGGGTGGCGCGCCGGTTCGGGCCGGAGCGGGTGCTGGACCCGGCACCCGTGCTGCTGGTCGAGGGTGTCGGGGCCGGACGGCGGGCGCTGCGCCCCCGTCTGGCGCGGCTGCTGTGGATGGAGACGCCCTGCGAGCAGTCCTGGCAACGGGGGCGAAACCGGGACGGGCGTGAACTTTCCGACTTCTGGGACGGATGGGAGCGCGCGGAGCGCGCGCACTTCTCCAATGACCCTTCGCGCCCCTTCGCCGACACCCTGGTACGCCAGAGCGGTACGGGATACGAGTGGTCTTCCGGGGCCCGAGCGACGGCAGGAACCTCCCCTTTCATCACCGGGAGTGACGACCTCCCCCGGGCCTGA
- a CDS encoding PH domain-containing protein gives MAESAAQPVTPTLPVTFRPTRTRVVLLGVGLAMFTTITAIAVMLEKLSPGERISFVFTAVLLSSVLVLLSRPKVVADETGVTVVNLTTTRRLEWAQILRVNLRPGDPWVFLDLSDGTSLPALGIQPGVAKQQAIGDARALRALAEARGTGGHDH, from the coding sequence ATGGCCGAGTCCGCCGCCCAGCCCGTCACGCCCACCCTGCCGGTCACTTTCCGGCCGACCCGCACCCGGGTCGTCCTGCTGGGCGTCGGCCTCGCCATGTTCACCACCATCACGGCGATCGCCGTGATGCTGGAGAAGCTCAGCCCCGGCGAGCGGATCAGCTTCGTCTTCACCGCCGTCCTGCTGAGCTCCGTACTCGTCCTGCTCAGCCGCCCCAAGGTCGTCGCCGACGAGACCGGCGTCACGGTCGTCAACCTGACCACCACCCGGCGCCTGGAGTGGGCCCAGATCCTGCGGGTCAACCTCCGCCCCGGCGACCCGTGGGTGTTCCTGGACCTCAGCGACGGCACCAGCCTGCCCGCCCTCGGCATCCAGCCGGGCGTCGCCAAGCAGCAGGCCATCGGCGACGCCCGCGCCCTGCGCGCGCTGGCCGAGGCCCGCGGAACGGGCGGACACGACCACTGA
- a CDS encoding hemolysin family protein, translating into MNALQLLFALLLVLANGFFVGAEFALVSVRRSQIEPLAAESKRARQVLHGLENLPRMMAAAQFGITMCSLTLGAVAEPTVARLLEPVFHAVHVPQGLIHPLGYAFALSAVVFLHLVIGEMVPKNLAMAAPEKTALWFSPGLVAFARLCGPVTTALGACAKLVLKLFKVEPKDEVEAVYTSAQLGRLLKDSRQAGLLEPVEQERLEDALELGSRPVTDVLLGPDRLVTVGPSVTPRQIEQLTVRTGYSRFPVRAESGAFMGYLHVKDVLDLEDRERAVPQRVWRRMTTLCATVPLDDALGVMRRDATHLAQVADAGGRVLGLVALEDVLEMLVGEVRDPAHRSYVRGA; encoded by the coding sequence ATGAACGCGCTCCAGCTCCTCTTCGCCCTGCTCCTGGTCCTCGCCAACGGCTTCTTCGTCGGCGCCGAGTTCGCGCTCGTCTCCGTACGCCGCAGCCAGATCGAGCCCCTCGCGGCCGAGTCCAAACGGGCCCGCCAGGTGCTCCACGGCCTGGAGAACCTGCCCCGCATGATGGCCGCGGCGCAGTTCGGCATCACCATGTGCTCGCTCACCCTCGGCGCGGTCGCCGAGCCCACCGTGGCCCGGCTGCTGGAGCCCGTCTTCCACGCCGTCCACGTACCGCAGGGGCTGATCCACCCGCTGGGCTACGCCTTCGCGCTCAGCGCCGTGGTCTTCCTGCACCTGGTCATCGGCGAGATGGTGCCGAAGAACCTGGCCATGGCCGCCCCCGAGAAGACCGCCCTGTGGTTCAGCCCCGGCCTGGTCGCCTTCGCCCGCCTGTGCGGGCCGGTCACCACCGCGCTCGGCGCCTGCGCCAAGCTCGTCCTGAAGCTCTTCAAGGTGGAGCCCAAGGACGAGGTCGAGGCCGTCTACACCTCCGCCCAGCTGGGCCGCCTCCTCAAGGACTCCCGGCAGGCCGGGCTCCTGGAACCGGTCGAGCAGGAGCGTCTGGAGGACGCACTGGAACTGGGCAGCCGCCCCGTCACCGACGTCCTCCTCGGCCCGGACCGCCTGGTCACGGTCGGCCCCTCGGTGACCCCGCGCCAGATCGAGCAGCTCACGGTGCGCACCGGGTACTCCCGGTTCCCCGTCCGCGCGGAGAGCGGCGCCTTCATGGGCTACCTGCACGTCAAGGACGTACTGGACCTGGAGGACCGGGAGCGGGCCGTACCCCAGCGGGTCTGGCGCCGGATGACCACACTGTGCGCCACGGTCCCGCTGGACGACGCCCTCGGCGTCATGCGCCGGGACGCCACGCACCTGGCGCAGGTGGCGGACGCGGGGGGCCGGGTCCTCGGCCTGGTCGCCCTGGAGGACGTCCTGGAAATGCTGGTGGGCGAGGTCCGGGACCCGGCCCACCGCTCGTACGTCCGCGGCGCCTAG
- a CDS encoding phosphoribosyl-ATP diphosphatase — MANEPSKTFEELFTELQHKAANGDPATSRTAELVHKGVHAIGKKVVEEAAEVWMAAEYEGKEAAAEEISQLLYHVQVMMVARGISLDDVYAHL; from the coding sequence ATGGCGAACGAACCCTCCAAGACCTTCGAAGAGCTCTTCACCGAGCTCCAGCACAAGGCCGCCAACGGCGACCCCGCTACCTCCCGCACCGCCGAGCTCGTCCACAAGGGCGTCCATGCCATCGGCAAGAAGGTCGTCGAGGAGGCCGCAGAGGTCTGGATGGCCGCCGAGTACGAGGGCAAGGAAGCCGCCGCCGAGGAGATCTCACAGCTGCTCTACCACGTCCAGGTGATGATGGTGGCGCGCGGGATCTCCCTCGACGACGTCTACGCCCACCTCTGA
- a CDS encoding nicotinamide mononucleotide transporter family protein, translated as MTALTWLNAEAFTVFGQKVIWSDMIGNLMGLAALALGWRRSIWTWPAQLLSGLILIAAYASAHLAGGVGKQLLVIGVAVWGWRAWQLGRQKAQDGSIAVRTATWKERGLLLAGAALGTLAVGGLFTLYPDLSWSPWADAYIFVGTIVAMIAQARGLVEFWFAWLLVDLVGVPLAFNNGLAFSGLVYVVYFALVLWGAYDWYQRSRINPAPALEGATA; from the coding sequence GTGACCGCCTTGACCTGGCTCAACGCGGAGGCCTTCACCGTCTTCGGCCAGAAGGTCATCTGGTCCGACATGATCGGCAACCTGATGGGCCTGGCCGCGCTCGCCCTCGGCTGGCGCCGCTCCATATGGACCTGGCCCGCCCAGCTCCTCTCCGGCCTGATCCTCATCGCCGCCTACGCCTCCGCCCACCTCGCCGGTGGTGTCGGCAAGCAGCTCCTCGTCATCGGCGTGGCCGTCTGGGGCTGGCGCGCCTGGCAGCTCGGCCGCCAGAAGGCCCAGGACGGCTCCATCGCCGTGCGCACCGCCACCTGGAAGGAGCGCGGACTGCTCCTGGCCGGCGCGGCCCTCGGCACCCTCGCCGTCGGCGGCCTCTTCACGCTCTACCCGGACCTGTCGTGGAGCCCCTGGGCCGACGCGTACATCTTCGTCGGCACCATCGTCGCGATGATCGCCCAGGCCCGCGGCCTCGTCGAGTTCTGGTTCGCCTGGCTCCTCGTCGACCTGGTCGGCGTCCCCCTCGCCTTCAACAACGGCCTGGCCTTCTCCGGCCTCGTCTACGTCGTGTACTTCGCCCTCGTGCTGTGGGGCGCCTACGACTGGTACCAGCGCTCTCGCATCAACCCCGCCCCGGCCCTGGAAGGAGCAACGGCATGA
- the ribH gene encoding 6,7-dimethyl-8-ribityllumazine synthase, producing the protein MSGKGAPELSVKNCGDLRVAVIAAQWHEKVMDGLVDGALRALHELGIDEPTLLRVPGSFELPVVAKVLAGRGYDAIVALGVVIRGGTPHFDYVCQGVTQGLVQVSIDTGVPVGFGVLTCDNDEQALDRAGLEGSNEDKGHEAVTAAVSTAMTLRTVSEPWR; encoded by the coding sequence GTGAGCGGCAAGGGCGCACCCGAACTGAGCGTGAAGAACTGCGGAGACCTCCGAGTCGCCGTGATCGCGGCCCAGTGGCACGAGAAGGTCATGGACGGACTGGTCGACGGCGCCCTGCGCGCCCTGCACGAGCTGGGCATCGACGAGCCCACCCTGCTCCGGGTCCCGGGAAGCTTCGAGCTCCCGGTCGTGGCGAAGGTACTGGCGGGTCGCGGCTACGATGCCATCGTCGCCCTCGGAGTGGTCATCCGCGGCGGCACCCCGCACTTCGACTACGTCTGCCAGGGCGTCACCCAGGGCCTGGTACAGGTGTCGATCGACACCGGAGTCCCCGTCGGCTTCGGAGTACTGACCTGCGACAACGACGAGCAGGCGCTGGACCGCGCCGGCCTCGAGGGGTCGAACGAGGACAAGGGGCACGAAGCGGTCACCGCCGCCGTCTCCACGGCCATGACCCTGCGGACCGTCAGCGAACCCTGGCGCTGA
- a CDS encoding AAA family ATPase, with translation MDFGTPGSMHAPAELAWLRGVDACTMGAYPQAEEEFRAAVRLDPSMADAWLGLHALRVDTGNALLRMYAHRDRFGEQRARHGRTLNSWYWLGWWVQPVLESRRDLLLAHASHWLDGRHVPELDQALAALPPVDTDAQVRFLHACRAYLVKDWEQLVRQTEPLVNDPLLGIEAGLFGGMARVRLEMYGQAEPMLAAALMRCRSEQPQRKELRYWLARAREGTGRTAAALPLYRAVHRVDPAFMDTAARLTAIEDGDDTDGMADLAGLAGYAGYGALGGHGPSPAGGDFAAVALGGGPVQDIAADGQVEPDPLTPPTPPAGRVEGARRKVPVPPQGTPEGLPAGPADPAALADALAELERMVGLEPVKRQVKALSAQLHMARLRAGQGLPVQPPKRHFVFSGPSGTGKTTVARILGRVFYALGLLGGDHLVEAQRADLVGEFLGQTAVKANELIDSAIGGVLFVDEAYSLSNSGYSKGDAYGDEALQVLLKRAEDNRDHLVVILAGYPAGMDRLLAANPGLSSRFTTRVDFPSYRPPELTAIGGVLADANGDHWDEEALEELRSISAHVVEQGWIDELGNGRFLRTLYEKSCAYRDLRLAGFAGEPSRDDLATLRLPDLMQAYGEVLSGRGPQERPDPPTL, from the coding sequence ATGGATTTCGGCACGCCGGGCAGCATGCACGCCCCGGCCGAACTCGCCTGGCTGCGCGGGGTCGACGCCTGCACCATGGGCGCCTATCCGCAGGCCGAGGAGGAGTTCCGGGCGGCCGTACGACTCGACCCCTCCATGGCCGACGCATGGCTGGGACTGCACGCGCTCCGGGTCGACACCGGCAACGCGTTACTCCGGATGTACGCCCACCGGGACCGGTTCGGCGAGCAGCGCGCCCGGCACGGGCGGACGCTGAACTCCTGGTACTGGCTGGGCTGGTGGGTGCAGCCGGTTCTGGAGAGCCGGCGCGATCTGCTCCTCGCCCACGCCTCGCACTGGCTCGACGGCCGCCATGTGCCCGAGCTGGACCAGGCATTGGCCGCACTGCCGCCGGTGGACACCGACGCCCAGGTACGGTTCCTGCACGCCTGCCGGGCCTATCTGGTCAAGGACTGGGAGCAGCTGGTCCGCCAGACCGAGCCGCTGGTGAACGATCCGCTGCTGGGCATCGAGGCCGGGCTGTTCGGCGGGATGGCGCGGGTCCGGCTGGAGATGTACGGGCAGGCGGAGCCGATGCTGGCGGCGGCGCTGATGCGCTGTCGCAGCGAGCAGCCCCAGCGCAAGGAGCTGCGGTACTGGCTGGCGCGGGCCCGGGAGGGCACCGGGCGCACCGCGGCGGCCCTGCCGCTGTACCGGGCGGTGCACCGGGTGGATCCCGCGTTCATGGACACCGCGGCCCGGCTGACGGCCATCGAGGACGGCGACGACACGGACGGCATGGCCGATCTGGCGGGCCTGGCCGGGTATGCCGGGTACGGGGCCCTCGGCGGGCACGGCCCGTCCCCCGCGGGCGGGGACTTCGCGGCGGTCGCGCTGGGCGGCGGGCCCGTCCAGGACATCGCGGCGGACGGCCAGGTGGAGCCCGATCCGCTGACTCCGCCCACTCCCCCGGCGGGACGGGTGGAGGGCGCGCGGCGCAAGGTGCCCGTGCCGCCGCAGGGCACGCCCGAGGGGTTGCCGGCCGGGCCGGCGGACCCTGCGGCGCTCGCCGATGCTCTGGCGGAGCTGGAGCGGATGGTGGGCCTGGAGCCGGTGAAGCGGCAGGTGAAGGCGCTGTCCGCGCAGTTGCACATGGCGCGGCTGAGGGCCGGGCAGGGACTGCCGGTGCAGCCGCCGAAGCGGCACTTCGTGTTCTCCGGGCCCTCCGGTACGGGCAAGACGACGGTGGCGCGGATCCTGGGCCGGGTCTTCTACGCGCTGGGCCTGCTGGGCGGCGACCATCTGGTGGAGGCCCAGCGGGCGGACCTCGTGGGCGAGTTCCTCGGGCAGACCGCGGTGAAGGCGAACGAGCTGATCGATTCGGCGATCGGCGGGGTGCTGTTCGTGGACGAGGCGTATTCGCTGTCGAACTCGGGCTACAGCAAGGGCGACGCGTACGGCGACGAGGCCCTGCAGGTGCTGCTGAAGCGGGCCGAGGACAACCGGGACCACCTGGTGGTGATCCTCGCGGGTTACCCGGCCGGGATGGACCGGCTGCTGGCCGCCAATCCGGGGCTGTCCTCGCGCTTCACCACCCGCGTGGACTTCCCCAGCTACCGGCCGCCGGAGCTGACCGCGATCGGCGGGGTGCTGGCGGACGCGAACGGGGACCACTGGGACGAGGAGGCGCTGGAGGAGCTGCGCAGCATCAGCGCTCATGTGGTGGAGCAGGGCTGGATCGACGAGCTCGGCAACGGGCGTTTCCTGCGGACCCTGTACGAGAAGAGCTGCGCGTACCGGGATCTGCGGCTGGCGGGCTTCGCCGGTGAGCCGTCGCGGGACGACCTGGCCACCCTCCGGCTGCCGGACCTGATGCAGGCGTACGGGGAGGTCCTGTCGGGCCGCGGACCCCAGGAACGCCCGGACCCGCCGACGCTGTAG
- a CDS encoding peptidase C39 family protein, with amino-acid sequence MTEATPRRAVLVAALAVATAATAATVSGGSASAATPPTPPTPPAPRAPGRTVDNRFWYSYAHWLAGTHRGTIAVGGSRPGLEIAAAVGRTEYADPHTGKKSTWEYATWTSPVHHSTVPATEAIASWNARTPAGTWIQIELRGTYTDGTATPWYVMGRWASGDGDIRRTSVDGQSDGRSTVWTDTLALDAGAATAGLRLAAWQLRFTLHRRPGAERGPTVRLAGAMVSDVPDRFTVPASTPSARTAHELKVPRYSQEVHAGQYPEYDNGGEAWCSPTSSQMIIEYWGGRADATALTWVNPDYADPQICHAARSTYDAAYKGCGNWPFNAAYAGTYRDLAGVVTRLTSLTDLETLVRAGIPVITSQSFRPDELTGAGYGTAGHLMTVIGFTAAGDVIANDPNSPDNPAVRRVYRRSEWENIWLRTQRVGVSGKVTSGSGGVCYLYAPALPSRAQVRALRAVGVL; translated from the coding sequence ATGACCGAAGCCACGCCGCGCAGGGCCGTACTCGTCGCCGCGCTCGCGGTCGCCACCGCGGCCACCGCCGCCACCGTCTCCGGCGGCAGCGCCTCGGCGGCGACCCCGCCCACCCCGCCCACCCCTCCCGCCCCGCGGGCCCCGGGCCGCACCGTCGACAACCGCTTCTGGTACTCCTACGCCCACTGGCTCGCCGGCACCCACCGCGGCACGATCGCCGTCGGCGGCTCCCGCCCCGGCCTGGAGATCGCCGCGGCCGTCGGCCGCACCGAGTACGCCGACCCGCACACCGGGAAGAAGAGCACCTGGGAGTACGCCACCTGGACCTCCCCGGTGCACCACTCCACCGTCCCGGCCACCGAGGCCATCGCCTCCTGGAACGCCCGCACCCCGGCCGGCACCTGGATCCAGATCGAACTGCGAGGCACCTACACCGACGGCACGGCCACCCCCTGGTACGTGATGGGCCGCTGGGCCTCCGGCGACGGCGACATCCGCCGCACCTCGGTGGACGGCCAGTCCGACGGACGGTCCACCGTCTGGACCGACACCCTGGCCCTCGACGCGGGAGCCGCGACCGCCGGCCTGCGGCTCGCGGCCTGGCAGCTGCGGTTCACCCTCCACCGCAGGCCCGGCGCCGAGCGCGGACCCACCGTCCGCCTCGCGGGCGCCATGGTCTCCGACGTCCCGGACCGCTTCACCGTCCCTGCCTCCACCCCCTCCGCCCGCACCGCCCACGAGCTGAAGGTCCCGCGCTACTCGCAGGAGGTCCACGCGGGCCAGTACCCCGAGTACGACAACGGCGGCGAGGCCTGGTGCAGCCCCACCTCCTCCCAGATGATCATCGAGTACTGGGGCGGCAGGGCCGACGCCACCGCGCTGACCTGGGTGAACCCGGATTACGCCGACCCGCAGATCTGCCACGCGGCCCGTTCCACGTACGACGCCGCCTACAAGGGCTGCGGCAACTGGCCCTTCAACGCCGCCTACGCCGGCACCTACCGCGATCTGGCCGGAGTCGTCACCCGCCTCACCTCCCTGACCGACCTGGAGACCCTGGTCCGGGCCGGCATCCCGGTGATCACCTCCCAGTCCTTCCGTCCGGACGAGCTCACGGGCGCGGGCTACGGCACCGCAGGCCACCTGATGACCGTCATCGGCTTCACCGCCGCCGGGGACGTGATCGCCAATGACCCCAACTCGCCCGACAACCCCGCCGTGCGCCGCGTCTACCGGCGCTCCGAATGGGAGAACATCTGGCTGCGCACCCAGCGGGTGGGAGTCTCCGGAAAGGTCACCTCGGGTTCCGGGGGCGTCTGTTACCTCTACGCCCCGGCCCTCCCGAGCCGGGCGCAGGTCCGCGCGCTGCGGGCGGTGGGGGTGTTGTGA
- a CDS encoding bifunctional 3,4-dihydroxy-2-butanone-4-phosphate synthase/GTP cyclohydrolase II yields MTSLKPVPDIPEETFRLDPVEQAIRDIAAGRPIVVVDDEDRENEGDLVIAAEKATPEIIAFMMSECRGLICAPMEGPELDRLELPQMVQNNTESMQTAFTVSVDASAAHGVSTGISAADRATTLRLLADGVSEPGDFVRPGHIFPLRAKPGGVLVRNGHTEAAVDLARLAGLRPAGAIVEIAGEDGVMLRLPELIPFARKHGLTIISIEDLIAYRRSAEPTVRREAEVSLPTAFGDFTAYGYRSTVDGVEHVALVHGEIGDGADVLVRMHSECLTGDIFASQRCDCGPQLHASMERIKTEGRGVVVYLRGHEGRGIGLLSKLRAYELQERGRDTLDANLELGLPADARDYGAGAQILADLGVHSVRLMTNNPEKSDALVRHGITVTSREPMPMEAGEHNLRYLRTKRDRMGHDLPWLEGPVTTSACGNQ; encoded by the coding sequence ATGACCAGCCTCAAGCCCGTGCCCGACATCCCCGAAGAGACCTTCCGCCTCGACCCCGTCGAGCAGGCCATCCGCGACATCGCGGCGGGCCGCCCCATCGTCGTCGTCGACGACGAGGACCGCGAGAACGAGGGCGACCTCGTCATCGCCGCCGAGAAGGCCACCCCCGAGATCATCGCCTTCATGATGAGCGAGTGCCGCGGCTTGATCTGCGCCCCCATGGAGGGCCCCGAGCTGGACCGGCTCGAACTCCCGCAGATGGTCCAGAACAACACCGAGTCGATGCAGACCGCCTTCACCGTCTCCGTCGACGCGAGCGCCGCCCACGGCGTCTCTACCGGAATCTCGGCCGCCGACCGCGCCACCACCCTGCGGCTGCTCGCCGACGGCGTCTCCGAGCCCGGCGACTTCGTCCGCCCCGGCCACATCTTCCCGCTGCGCGCCAAGCCCGGTGGCGTCCTGGTCCGCAACGGCCACACCGAGGCCGCCGTCGACCTCGCCCGCCTCGCGGGCCTGCGCCCGGCCGGCGCCATCGTGGAGATCGCCGGCGAGGACGGCGTCATGCTGCGCCTGCCCGAGCTGATCCCCTTCGCCCGCAAGCACGGCCTGACGATCATCTCCATCGAGGACCTGATCGCCTACCGCCGCTCCGCCGAGCCCACCGTCCGCCGCGAGGCCGAGGTCAGCCTGCCGACCGCCTTCGGCGACTTCACCGCGTACGGCTACCGCTCCACCGTCGACGGTGTCGAGCACGTCGCCCTCGTCCACGGGGAGATCGGCGACGGCGCCGACGTCCTGGTCCGCATGCACTCCGAATGCCTGACCGGCGACATCTTCGCCTCCCAGCGCTGCGACTGCGGCCCCCAGCTGCACGCCTCCATGGAACGCATCAAGACCGAGGGCCGCGGCGTCGTCGTCTACCTCCGCGGCCACGAGGGCCGCGGCATCGGACTCCTGTCCAAGCTGCGCGCGTACGAGCTCCAGGAGCGCGGCCGCGACACCCTCGACGCAAACCTGGAACTCGGCCTGCCCGCCGACGCCCGTGACTACGGCGCCGGCGCCCAGATCCTCGCCGACCTCGGCGTGCACAGCGTCCGGCTCATGACGAACAACCCCGAGAAGTCCGACGCCCTCGTCCGGCACGGCATCACGGTCACCAGCCGCGAGCCGATGCCCATGGAGGCCGGCGAGCACAACCTGCGGTACCTGCGCACCAAGCGCGACCGGATGGGCCACGACCTGCCCTGGCTGGAAGGGCCCGTGACCACCTCCGCCTGCGGCAACCAGTAG